GCAATGGACTCGCGAGGAGTTACAGACTATCCTTCAGGGAGCCATGCGTCTACCTCCCCGGTTTGAAACGCGCCATCGTCGCCAGGATGGCGCTATTTATGATGTAGAAATTAGCTACAGCCGTGCTGTGTTGAATGGTGAGACGGTGCATCTTTGTATCTGTCGAGATATTAGCGATCGCAAACAAGCCGAAGCGGAACGTCACCGCCTTAGCCATGTAATCGAGGCTAGCCTCAATGAGATTTATCTCTTCGAGAGTGACACTCTCCGGTTTGAATATGCCAACCAAGGGGCACTACAAAATTTAGGTTACTCTTTAGAACAGCTCCGCCAAATGACCGCAGTAGAGATTAAGCCCGAGCTATCAGTAGCTGACTTTGATGCTTTGGTTACCCCTCTGAGACAAGGAGACATCCCAACTGTCACGTTTGAAACGGTACATCAGCGCATCGACGGCAGTTGCTATCCCGTTGAGGTGCATCTACAGCTAACTCCATATGCTGGGCAATGGGTGTTTTTGGCGATGATCTTAGATATTAGCGATCGCCAAAAAGCTGAAGCACAACTCATTCGTCAAGCCCGACATGATAGTCTGACTGACTTGCCCAATCGCACACTGTTAACGGAGCGGTTGGAGTTGGCGCTCAAGCGAGCACAACAATCGCAAACCTACCGCTATGCGGTTCTCTTTCTCGATTTGGATCAGTTCAAAGTCATCAATGACAGTCTTGGACATCAAGTTGGCGACCAACTCCTGATGACGGTCGCCCGTGAACTACAAACGATCGTGCGTCCCACTGATTTGGTGGCCCGCTTAGGGGGCGATGAGTTCGTCATATTACTGGAACACTTGCCAAGCATTCAGGTGGCAACGCAATTGGCTGAACGCATTCGGTCGGTCTTTGCTGTCCCTCTAGCGGTTGAGGGACACAGTGTCTTTATTACCACGAGCCTCGGCATTGTATGGGGCACGCGCGACTACACTGAGGCAACGAGTCTCTTGCGTGATGCTGATATTGCTCTGTATCGCGCGAAGGCGGGTGGACGCA
This genomic interval from Candidatus Obscuribacterales bacterium contains the following:
- a CDS encoding diguanylate cyclase is translated as MRLPPRFETRHRRQDGAIYDVEISYSRAVLNGETVHLCICRDISDRKQAEAERHRLSHVIEASLNEIYLFESDTLRFEYANQGALQNLGYSLEQLRQMTAVEIKPELSVADFDALVTPLRQGDIPTVTFETVHQRIDGSCYPVEVHLQLTPYAGQWVFLAMILDISDRQKAEAQLIRQARHDSLTDLPNRTLLTERLELALKRAQQSQTYRYAVLFLDLDQFKVINDSLGHQVGDQLLMTVARELQTIVRPTDLVARLGGDEFVILLEHLPSIQVATQLAERIRSVFAVPLAVEGHSVFITTSLGIVWGTRDYTEATSLLRDADIALYRAKAGGRNRYEIFDAEMHVQVVHRQLLEQDLRVALDEQQFTLYYQPIMELQTQRLIGFEALLRWTHPTRGFISPDNFIPVAEETGLIWDISQWVIRAACEQLAVWRRLFPEMEPFKVSVNLSGRDLVQTTLMDTILQVLGQTQLPATSLT